The following coding sequences lie in one Euhalothece natronophila Z-M001 genomic window:
- a CDS encoding response regulator: MPKKQLNILLVEDDQVDVMTVQRAFKKNNLLEKHRLFIAYNGIEALSLLKGKSNEKMPPDNRLVLLDLNMPKMGGIEFLHQLRADPSLQATSVIVLTTSDEDRDRVEAYKLNVAGYIIKPVTFDKFVDMIAVIDQYWQLNQLPRNYPYS, from the coding sequence ATGCCCAAAAAACAATTAAATATTCTCTTAGTAGAAGACGATCAAGTTGATGTAATGACAGTGCAGAGAGCATTTAAGAAAAATAATCTCTTGGAAAAACATCGGCTATTTATCGCTTACAATGGCATAGAAGCCCTGAGCCTCTTAAAAGGAAAAAGCAATGAAAAAATGCCACCGGATAATCGTTTAGTCTTACTAGACTTAAATATGCCTAAAATGGGAGGGATCGAATTCTTACACCAACTCAGGGCTGATCCTTCTCTGCAAGCAACCTCTGTCATTGTTCTGACGACATCTGACGAAGATAGAGATAGAGTAGAAGCATATAAACTTAATGTTGCCGGATATATTATCAAGCCTGTAACCTTTGATAAATTTGTGGATATGATTGCAGTAATTGATCAATACTGGCAATTGAACCAACTCCCTAGAAATTATCCTTATTCTTAG
- a CDS encoding chlorophyll a/b-binding protein: protein MTQPSVTPNTKEPTFGFNRYAERLNGRAAMVGFVSLLLLEVLTGKGVLSWLGLI from the coding sequence ATGACTCAACCGAGTGTTACTCCCAATACCAAAGAACCAACATTTGGCTTTAATCGCTATGCTGAACGTCTGAATGGTCGTGCGGCGATGGTTGGCTTTGTGTCCCTACTGCTATTAGAAGTGTTAACAGGAAAAGGCGTATTATCTTGGCTAGGATTAATCTAG
- a CDS encoding ABC transporter permease, with the protein MFLLLIASITALGMILPPVYLVLRATQSGVDEFLSILTRSRTLETIFNTLSMVAGITLLAVLVAVPLAFLTTRTDLPGKRFWLVATTLPLAIPTYVGSFALLAFAGPRGSVLQIILEPLGVDRLPSVYGWFGVVIVIGLLTYPYIMLTVRAALLGMNPSLEEAARSLGYSQRQTFFRITFPQLKPAIASGSLLVALYSIQDFGTPAMLRFDSFTRVIFTQYRAAFDRTLAAALALVLMLLVMGILLLEFKLRRAGATYYTTSSGAMKPPTIIPLGRWKWVALLFVSLIVFLTLVIPVGVILFWLFRSTLFGGVGYTSFQAVPLWEIVWNSIYAAGLGALVATIFAIPIAILSVRFRNRFTTILERCSYIGFGTPGIVIALALVFFGSSYAQFIYQEMPMLVFAYLVLFLPQAVGTIRGSLLQVNPSLEESAHSLGRNSWQTFREITLPLVRPGIISGAMLIFLTAMKELPATLILAPIGFKTLATQIWQATAEDAAFATAAEASLLILMISSVSTWIILSQEKKAS; encoded by the coding sequence TTGTTTTTATTGCTAATAGCGAGCATTACTGCCCTTGGCATGATATTACCGCCAGTGTATTTGGTGCTACGGGCTACTCAGTCAGGGGTAGATGAGTTTTTATCAATTCTGACGCGATCGCGCACCCTTGAAACGATTTTTAATACCCTCTCCATGGTAGCAGGGATTACCCTTTTAGCTGTCCTGGTTGCAGTTCCCTTAGCTTTTTTGACAACAAGAACTGATTTACCTGGCAAACGATTTTGGCTGGTAGCGACTACATTACCCTTAGCCATTCCCACTTATGTTGGGAGTTTTGCCCTTCTTGCCTTTGCTGGACCCCGAGGCAGTGTTTTACAAATCATTTTAGAACCCTTGGGAGTTGATCGCTTACCATCCGTTTATGGCTGGTTTGGGGTTGTTATCGTGATTGGGCTTTTAACTTATCCCTATATTATGCTAACTGTACGCGCCGCCCTTTTAGGGATGAATCCTTCTTTAGAAGAAGCAGCGAGAAGCCTTGGTTATAGTCAACGACAAACCTTTTTTCGGATTACCTTTCCCCAACTCAAACCCGCAATTGCCAGTGGCAGTTTACTAGTCGCTCTCTATTCGATTCAAGATTTTGGCACACCAGCCATGTTGCGATTTGACTCCTTTACCCGCGTCATTTTTACCCAATACAGAGCCGCCTTTGATCGAACCCTAGCAGCCGCTTTGGCTTTAGTTTTAATGTTGCTGGTAATGGGGATTTTGCTTTTAGAATTTAAGCTCAGACGTGCAGGGGCTACTTACTATACGACCAGTTCTGGCGCAATGAAGCCCCCAACAATCATTCCTCTAGGGCGTTGGAAATGGGTAGCACTTCTATTTGTCAGTTTAATTGTGTTTCTGACATTGGTAATTCCTGTAGGAGTAATTTTATTTTGGCTTTTCCGTAGTACCCTATTTGGGGGTGTCGGTTATACTAGCTTCCAAGCGGTGCCGCTTTGGGAAATTGTTTGGAATTCAATTTATGCAGCCGGGTTAGGGGCTTTAGTTGCCACGATTTTTGCCATTCCCATCGCGATTTTATCAGTGCGTTTCCGTAATCGTTTTACGACCATTTTAGAACGTTGCTCTTATATTGGTTTTGGCACTCCTGGCATTGTCATCGCCCTTGCTTTAGTCTTTTTTGGCTCTAGTTATGCCCAGTTTATTTATCAAGAAATGCCCATGTTGGTGTTTGCTTATTTAGTTCTCTTTTTACCGCAAGCCGTGGGAACCATACGAGGATCATTATTGCAGGTTAACCCTTCCTTAGAAGAATCGGCGCACAGTTTAGGGCGTAATTCTTGGCAAACCTTTCGTGAAATTACGCTTCCTTTAGTACGACCTGGGATTATTAGTGGCGCAATGCTAATTTTTCTCACTGCTATGAAAGAGTTACCAGCAACTCTCATTTTAGCCCCCATTGGATTTAAAACCTTAGCCACTCAAATTTGGCAAGCTACTGCTGAGGATGCGGCGTTTGCAACGGCGGCAGAGGCTTCTCTCTTGATTTTAATGATTTCTAGTGTTTCCACTTGGATTATTTTATCTCAGGAGAAAAAAGCAAGTTAA
- a CDS encoding sensor histidine kinase, translating to MVLESSHQWKKLFIFNLRWRGGVLITLPLICLLTAVIMIAGFRAQTLEARRQEQNSQQVLNTANRLLLALQKAEAAARGYSVTEDEAFKGNYQQAKQVIEQEHETLRELLRETEERQLATISNTAETQVQYLETTIAIGQDINVLEDDLSPLSEQLLENQVQLEELESAITQFIQQQEAEQEQREQQVENWARRTNQVQWLALLIGLGATGGGIYLFASLERQLAEYTNRIEESNAYLARTTETLKKRNQELDQFAYIVSHDLKAPLRAISNLSTWLEEDLRDKLDPDTQYQMDLLRGRVHRMESLINGILEYSRVGRTSSQIETVNVEFLLQEIIDSLAPPPEFTIKIIPPMPTFKTERFLLQQVFSNLISNAIKHHNSSHGTINIRSTELETVYQFEVEDDGPGIDPKFHDKIFVMFQTLEARDKTENTGVGLAIIKKNN from the coding sequence ATGGTCTTAGAATCTTCTCATCAATGGAAAAAGTTATTTATCTTTAATTTACGATGGCGAGGGGGAGTTTTAATTACCCTGCCATTAATTTGTCTATTAACAGCAGTAATTATGATTGCAGGGTTTCGTGCTCAAACCCTTGAGGCAAGACGACAAGAACAAAACAGCCAACAAGTTTTGAACACTGCTAATCGCTTATTATTAGCGTTACAAAAGGCAGAAGCAGCCGCTAGAGGCTATAGTGTCACTGAAGATGAGGCTTTTAAGGGGAATTACCAACAAGCTAAACAAGTAATTGAACAAGAACATGAAACGCTACGAGAATTGTTACGAGAAACTGAAGAAAGACAATTAGCTACCATTAGTAATACTGCTGAAACACAAGTACAATACTTAGAAACAACGATTGCAATTGGTCAAGATATCAATGTTTTAGAGGATGATTTATCTCCGCTAAGTGAACAATTATTGGAAAATCAAGTTCAACTTGAAGAACTAGAAAGCGCGATCACGCAGTTTATTCAACAACAAGAAGCCGAACAAGAACAACGGGAACAGCAAGTAGAAAACTGGGCAAGACGAACTAATCAAGTGCAATGGCTTGCCTTACTGATTGGGTTAGGCGCAACTGGCGGTGGCATTTATCTTTTTGCCAGTTTAGAGCGCCAACTGGCTGAATATACTAACCGCATTGAAGAAAGTAATGCCTATCTAGCCCGTACCACTGAAACCCTTAAAAAACGGAATCAAGAATTAGATCAATTTGCTTATATTGTTTCCCATGATCTGAAAGCCCCCCTCCGCGCTATTTCTAATCTTTCTACTTGGCTAGAAGAAGATTTACGAGATAAATTAGACCCTGATACTCAGTATCAAATGGATTTATTAAGAGGGCGAGTCCATCGCATGGAAAGCCTTATTAATGGCATCTTAGAATACTCTCGGGTAGGAAGAACTTCCTCACAAATCGAAACCGTCAATGTAGAATTTTTACTGCAAGAAATTATCGACTCTCTTGCTCCTCCTCCTGAATTTACCATTAAAATTATTCCCCCAATGCCTACTTTTAAAACTGAACGTTTCCTTTTACAACAAGTTTTTAGTAACTTAATTAGTAATGCCATCAAGCACCATAATTCCTCTCATGGTACAATTAATATTAGGTCAACCGAATTAGAAACCGTTTATCAATTTGAAGTTGAAGATGACGGTCCGGGGATTGATCCGAAATTTCATGACAAAATTTTTGTTATGTTCCAAACTTTAGAGGCTCGGGATAAAACTGAAAATACGGGCGTTGGCTTGGCAATTATAAAAAAAAATAATTGA
- the dacB gene encoding D-alanyl-D-alanine carboxypeptidase/D-alanyl-D-alanine endopeptidase codes for MLGKLTFLLILLVITDTKDAIARNDSFCHSDLSEEIEEIIAESKSGVRWGIMIQSQTSDEVVYERNSDEFFIPASNVKLFTSAVALTQLDSDFEITTPIYQQGNPPRLEGLNITGQGDPSLTTSDLEKLATTLKESGVEEIDTVILETGYFSQPYLNSTWEWEDVYAFYGSPANSLILDENSVNLTLTPTTVGEAVNKDWENAIAASQWDVESNVITTPAESDSNLNLRGQLGTAEIYLSGELPEDREEAVWGLAIPNPDHYFRDTLLATLGEKGIQVRNIEFSEGSSERGEEMMRFNSPPLSELLEKVNLESNNLYAESLLRIFIAESPEEDMEVMEESLTGLGINSDHYHFADGSGLSRRNLVTPSAIAQLLKNISLTEAEDIFRSSLPVAGVSGTLENRFQDTPLEGNLQAKTGTMTGISALSGYVELPNYQPLVFSLMVNHYQVSASEKREMMDNILVLLSRLEEC; via the coding sequence TTGTTAGGTAAATTAACTTTTTTATTAATTTTATTAGTAATAACTGACACTAAAGACGCGATCGCGAGGAATGATTCTTTTTGTCACAGTGATTTATCAGAGGAAATAGAAGAAATTATTGCTGAGTCTAAATCAGGAGTTCGTTGGGGAATCATGATTCAATCTCAAACGTCAGATGAGGTAGTTTACGAAAGAAACTCTGATGAATTTTTTATTCCCGCCTCTAATGTCAAGTTATTTACAAGTGCGGTCGCATTAACTCAATTAGACTCTGATTTTGAAATTACAACTCCTATCTATCAGCAGGGAAATCCTCCTCGTTTGGAGGGTTTAAATATTACGGGTCAAGGAGATCCGAGTTTAACCACCAGTGATTTAGAAAAATTGGCAACCACCTTAAAAGAAAGTGGAGTAGAAGAAATAGATACGGTTATTTTAGAAACTGGATATTTTTCTCAACCTTACTTAAATTCAACTTGGGAATGGGAAGATGTTTACGCCTTTTATGGAAGCCCTGCTAATAGTTTGATTTTAGATGAAAATTCTGTCAATCTCACCTTAACGCCAACAACAGTGGGGGAAGCAGTTAATAAAGATTGGGAAAACGCGATCGCGGCTTCTCAATGGGATGTCGAATCTAATGTTATTACCACCCCTGCTGAGAGTGACTCTAACCTGAATTTAAGAGGACAACTGGGGACTGCTGAAATTTACTTAAGCGGAGAACTCCCTGAAGATCGAGAAGAAGCAGTTTGGGGATTAGCAATTCCCAATCCTGATCATTACTTTCGAGATACTTTACTAGCCACTCTTGGAGAAAAAGGCATTCAAGTTAGAAATATTGAATTCTCCGAAGGTAGTAGCGAAAGGGGAGAAGAAATGATGAGGTTTAATTCCCCACCACTTTCAGAATTATTAGAAAAAGTAAATCTGGAGAGTAATAATTTATATGCAGAATCTTTGTTGAGAATTTTTATTGCAGAATCTCCCGAAGAAGATATGGAAGTCATGGAAGAGTCATTAACAGGATTAGGAATTAACTCGGATCATTATCATTTTGCTGATGGATCAGGGTTGTCTCGTCGTAATTTAGTGACTCCTAGCGCGATCGCGCAACTCTTAAAAAATATCTCCTTAACTGAAGCTGAGGACATTTTCCGTTCCTCTTTACCAGTAGCTGGTGTAAGCGGAACCTTAGAAAACCGATTTCAGGATACCCCTCTCGAAGGTAACTTACAAGCTAAAACAGGAACAATGACTGGTATTTCTGCTTTATCAGGTTATGTAGAACTTCCTAATTACCAGCCATTAGTCTTTAGTCTTATGGTGAATCATTATCAAGTTTCTGCTTCCGAAAAACGGGAAATGATGGATAACATTTTAGTTTTATTATCTCGCTTAGAAGAATGCTAA
- a CDS encoding iron ABC transporter substrate-binding protein: MQRQYVIAGISGVALVGVMLGGCNPLQPEEDTLTIYSGRGEDLIGPLIQQAEEDLGFNIEVRYGDTAELATTIMEEGENSPADLFFGQDAGALGALKQEGRTVTIPSEILNKVDSRFRDEDGQWMGITGRSRVVAYNENQVDEDELPDSVWDLTSEEYRGRVGWAPTNGSFQAFVTAMRLVEGDERTKQWLEDMNANDPQVYSNNTTTVEAIGRGEVDMGLVNNYYLFRFLADDPDFPVQHHYTRGDAASMVNIAGVSVLDTADDTSQAFEFINYLVSEESQTFFAAETKEYPLIPGMEPPADQLELDEIDPPEIDLGNLEDLEGTLSLLQEAGVL, translated from the coding sequence ATGCAACGTCAGTATGTTATCGCTGGAATATCAGGGGTTGCCCTAGTTGGGGTGATGCTTGGTGGATGTAACCCTCTCCAACCTGAAGAAGACACCCTCACCATTTATTCGGGACGGGGTGAAGACCTAATTGGGCCCTTAATTCAACAAGCCGAAGAAGACTTAGGCTTTAATATTGAGGTTCGTTACGGTGACACCGCCGAACTTGCCACAACCATCATGGAAGAAGGAGAAAATAGCCCTGCTGATCTATTTTTCGGTCAAGATGCTGGAGCTTTAGGCGCATTGAAACAAGAGGGACGAACCGTCACCATTCCCAGTGAAATCCTCAACAAGGTAGATAGCCGTTTTCGTGATGAAGATGGTCAGTGGATGGGAATTACTGGACGGTCAAGGGTAGTCGCCTATAACGAAAATCAAGTTGATGAAGACGAATTACCTGATTCTGTCTGGGACTTAACAAGCGAAGAATATCGAGGGCGTGTCGGTTGGGCTCCAACCAATGGTTCTTTTCAAGCCTTTGTCACCGCTATGAGACTGGTAGAAGGAGATGAGCGCACGAAACAATGGTTAGAAGACATGAACGCCAATGATCCTCAAGTATATTCCAATAATACCACCACGGTAGAAGCGATTGGTCGCGGTGAAGTTGATATGGGACTGGTGAATAACTATTATCTCTTTCGCTTTTTAGCCGATGATCCTGATTTCCCAGTTCAACATCACTACACCCGTGGCGATGCTGCCAGTATGGTTAATATCGCTGGCGTTTCTGTGCTTGATACCGCCGATGATACATCCCAAGCCTTTGAATTTATTAATTACTTAGTGAGCGAAGAATCGCAAACCTTTTTTGCCGCAGAAACCAAAGAATATCCGCTTATTCCGGGCATGGAACCTCCTGCAGATCAATTAGAACTTGATGAAATTGATCCGCCAGAGATTGATTTGGGCAACTTGGAAGACCTAGAAGGAACACTCTCCCTCTTACAAGAAGCTGGAGTGTTATGA
- a CDS encoding SirB1 family protein: MSLARENFAQEVSLADEEIDLAKAALYLAQEETPTLDLETYLRQLDEWAQQVQALLPEERYPLRVIQCINQVLYDDLGFVGNEENYYDPRNSFLNEVMERRTGIPITLALVYLEVARRIDFPMVGIGMPGHFLIRPEFKNAGIFVDAFHKGEVLFPEDCEQRLQEIFGQPVTLDDQFLEAVTKKEFLARMLTNLKLIYINQQDLHRALGVIERLLLIFPDAIREQRDRGLLHYQLGDNQTAIADLKTYVAHFPDASDSSMIQMLISEISQQ, from the coding sequence ATGTCACTAGCAAGGGAAAATTTTGCTCAAGAGGTAAGTTTAGCTGATGAAGAAATTGATTTAGCGAAAGCCGCTCTTTATCTAGCACAAGAAGAAACACCGACGCTTGATCTTGAAACCTATTTAAGACAATTAGATGAATGGGCGCAACAAGTCCAGGCTTTACTTCCAGAAGAACGTTATCCGTTACGGGTGATTCAATGTATTAACCAAGTTTTGTATGATGATTTGGGTTTTGTGGGGAATGAGGAGAATTATTATGATCCCCGTAATAGCTTTCTCAATGAGGTAATGGAACGCCGCACCGGGATTCCTATTACTTTAGCATTAGTGTATTTAGAGGTTGCCCGTCGCATTGACTTTCCGATGGTGGGAATTGGGATGCCTGGACATTTTTTAATTCGTCCTGAGTTTAAGAATGCTGGCATTTTTGTGGATGCTTTTCACAAAGGGGAGGTATTATTTCCTGAAGATTGTGAACAGCGCTTACAAGAGATTTTTGGTCAACCCGTAACTTTAGATGATCAATTTTTAGAAGCGGTTACGAAAAAAGAATTTTTAGCTCGAATGTTGACTAATTTAAAGCTCATTTATATTAATCAACAGGATTTACACCGCGCGTTAGGAGTCATTGAGCGGTTATTATTAATATTTCCGGATGCGATTAGAGAACAGCGCGATCGCGGCTTACTTCATTATCAATTAGGAGACAACCAAACTGCGATCGCTGATCTGAAAACCTATGTTGCTCATTTTCCTGATGCTTCTGATTCCTCGATGATTCAGATGTTGATCAGTGAAATTAGTCAACAATAA
- a CDS encoding precorrin-8X methylmutase yields the protein MEGTKVEAKSLQAIDLEVEKHHFSPSEYEIIRRVIYETGDFNYLSQIYFSDRVLSAGAAALAARTPIIVDSPMVEAGIADEIENSFTNPIYCCFEDHPRYHFLKLAKCHPEGIFIIGREATTFSQLFHLIEQQEIQPALLIITFPKLVAIEGMKKKLHSLTIPNIHMKKRKGNVGVAVGIVRGLIDLAWEVYSQSEVADSIQHSSLDSKDYSDSK from the coding sequence ATGGAAGGGACTAAAGTTGAAGCCAAGAGTTTACAGGCCATTGATTTAGAGGTAGAAAAGCATCATTTTTCCCCGTCTGAATATGAGATTATTCGGCGGGTTATTTACGAAACAGGTGACTTTAACTATCTATCTCAAATTTATTTTTCAGATCGTGTCCTTAGCGCTGGGGCTGCGGCTTTAGCCGCTCGAACCCCCATCATTGTGGATAGTCCGATGGTGGAAGCTGGGATTGCTGATGAGATCGAAAATAGTTTCACCAATCCCATTTACTGTTGTTTTGAGGATCATCCCCGTTACCATTTTTTGAAATTAGCTAAATGTCATCCAGAAGGCATTTTTATTATTGGTCGAGAGGCAACAACATTTTCTCAACTTTTTCATTTAATTGAGCAACAAGAAATCCAGCCAGCATTGTTAATTATTACTTTTCCTAAGTTGGTTGCTATTGAGGGGATGAAGAAAAAATTGCACTCCTTAACCATTCCCAATATTCACATGAAAAAACGCAAAGGGAATGTTGGGGTTGCTGTTGGAATTGTTCGAGGGTTAATTGACTTAGCTTGGGAAGTTTACTCACAATCTGAGGTTGCTGACTCTATTCAACACTCCTCATTAGATTCTAAGGATTATAGTGATTCCAAATAA
- a CDS encoding ATP-binding protein: protein MVKVLLVEDDTVDQMAVCRALQKGTEQSLTIITADTCARAIEELETHEDIECVFLDYRLPDGDGLSLIQQIRGKLSKLPLVVLTGQEDHQVAVDLMKAGAIDYLSKDTLSPENLSQSLHRAIRVYQAEKEAEAANARLRESEERYRLVLEGSNEGIWDWNIESQVVYCNDRFLKMIGLSAGEREIDKDCFYEQIHPDDRGEVKNSIQNCILGKSYQLEVEFRVRHSSGEYRYCIARGKSQKNHAGQPTRISGVLIDITERKRNEVRSRFLAEASQLLSSSLDYRTTLENLARLAVPRLADWCAIDVVEPEGVYGSPPRLKRIAVAHVNREKASLVWELQQYLNQERARHYGSPAVLRSHTSEACFQVNATKNEVMAVDQKHLELLESLNCRSYICVPLAMGEEIFGTILFATSESGRRYTQADLTLAEDLAQRAALAIENARLYKEAQEATDHLRNTFRILQEQEQQLRTLQQLTNLLNQRLSSLPELLKVMAQATYKTMDADVCFIALYNSRQEIMLKVVAGEKTENIDLTQVFSLNSGVLKSVFRTGEPQIYKNTQELESLPDVIYGVAIESAKSGRLGILAVGKWGEDSDGEFKPQDQTLLKAVGEQAAIAIDNARLIKSLEEGEERLEQQNKILAQQNQELEKQQRHIKLQNIKLLEATRLKSQFIATMSHELRTPMNAIIGFSQLLLRQGKDNLKSQQLQMVDRILSNGKTLLTLINDILDLSKMEAGRMELRLERCNLTTIVSNTVEEMRSLADEKKITLSFNSKVANPYITNDSNRLRQVIVNLLSNAIKFTDEGSVIVTISDPEKDWVRITVQDTGIGISSEKQIEIFEAFRQVDQSLTRKYAGTGLGLAITDSLVTLMGGEILLDSQVNEGSYFEVKIPRYVQEQEQSSAQMNHLY from the coding sequence ATGGTTAAAGTGTTATTAGTGGAAGATGATACAGTGGATCAGATGGCAGTCTGTCGTGCTTTACAAAAAGGGACGGAACAAAGCCTGACCATTATCACTGCTGACACTTGTGCTAGGGCCATAGAGGAACTTGAAACTCACGAAGATATTGAATGTGTTTTTTTAGACTATCGCCTTCCTGATGGTGATGGTTTGAGTTTAATTCAGCAAATTCGAGGTAAACTGAGTAAATTGCCTTTAGTGGTTTTAACTGGGCAAGAAGATCATCAAGTAGCAGTGGACTTGATGAAAGCTGGCGCGATCGATTATTTATCGAAAGATACCTTATCTCCAGAAAATCTCTCTCAAAGTCTTCATCGGGCGATTCGAGTTTATCAGGCTGAAAAAGAAGCAGAAGCAGCTAATGCCCGTTTGCGAGAAAGTGAGGAACGGTATCGCTTAGTTTTAGAAGGATCAAATGAGGGGATTTGGGATTGGAATATTGAATCACAGGTAGTCTATTGTAATGATCGCTTCCTCAAAATGATTGGACTCTCTGCAGGGGAACGAGAAATTGATAAAGATTGCTTTTATGAGCAAATTCATCCTGATGATCGAGGGGAAGTGAAAAATAGCATCCAAAACTGCATCCTTGGTAAAAGCTATCAACTAGAGGTGGAGTTTCGCGTCCGTCATAGTTCCGGAGAATATCGTTACTGTATTGCGAGAGGAAAATCTCAAAAAAATCATGCTGGACAACCAACTCGCATTTCCGGGGTTTTAATTGATATTACCGAAAGGAAACGCAATGAAGTTCGCAGTCGTTTTCTTGCCGAAGCCAGTCAACTACTTTCTTCTTCTCTAGATTATCGCACCACTTTAGAAAATTTAGCTCGGTTAGCTGTTCCTCGTCTAGCTGATTGGTGTGCTATCGATGTGGTAGAACCAGAAGGGGTTTATGGGAGTCCTCCTCGCTTAAAACGTATTGCTGTTGCCCATGTCAATCGCGAAAAAGCAAGTTTAGTCTGGGAACTACAACAATATCTTAATCAAGAACGAGCGCGGCATTATGGTAGTCCAGCAGTTTTAAGGAGTCATACCTCTGAAGCCTGTTTTCAGGTCAATGCCACGAAAAATGAAGTAATGGCAGTGGATCAAAAACATTTGGAACTTTTAGAGAGTTTAAATTGTCGTTCCTATATTTGTGTTCCCCTTGCTATGGGTGAGGAAATTTTTGGCACGATTCTATTTGCTACCAGTGAATCTGGCCGACGTTATACCCAAGCTGATCTCACTTTAGCAGAAGATTTAGCCCAACGCGCTGCTTTAGCCATTGAAAATGCCCGTCTTTATAAAGAAGCCCAAGAAGCAACGGATCATTTACGCAACACTTTTCGGATTTTGCAGGAACAAGAACAACAACTGCGAACGTTGCAACAATTGACTAATTTATTGAATCAGCGCTTGAGTAGTTTACCCGAATTATTAAAAGTAATGGCTCAAGCTACTTATAAAACAATGGATGCAGATGTTTGTTTTATTGCTTTGTATAATTCTCGTCAAGAAATTATGCTGAAAGTGGTAGCGGGGGAAAAAACTGAAAATATTGATTTGACACAAGTATTTTCTTTAAACTCGGGCGTTTTAAAATCAGTTTTTAGAACGGGAGAGCCTCAAATTTATAAGAATACGCAAGAGTTAGAGAGTCTTCCTGATGTGATTTATGGCGTCGCAATTGAATCAGCTAAGTCAGGGCGATTGGGAATTTTAGCTGTGGGAAAATGGGGAGAGGACTCTGATGGTGAGTTTAAGCCTCAAGATCAAACTTTATTAAAAGCCGTGGGAGAACAAGCCGCGATCGCGATCGATAATGCGAGATTAATTAAAAGTTTAGAAGAAGGAGAAGAACGTCTCGAACAACAAAATAAAATACTCGCTCAGCAAAATCAGGAACTAGAAAAACAACAGCGCCATATTAAACTACAAAATATAAAACTCTTAGAAGCCACTCGTCTCAAGTCTCAATTTATTGCCACGATGTCCCATGAATTGCGAACCCCGATGAATGCGATTATTGGGTTTTCACAACTTCTATTAAGACAGGGAAAAGATAACTTAAAATCGCAACAGCTACAGATGGTAGATCGCATTTTAAGTAATGGCAAAACGCTTTTAACATTAATTAATGATATTCTTGATCTTTCCAAAATGGAAGCAGGACGAATGGAGTTACGTTTAGAAAGATGTAATTTAACAACAATCGTTTCTAATACGGTTGAAGAAATGCGATCTCTGGCTGATGAAAAAAAAATTACTTTAAGTTTTAATTCAAAAGTGGCTAACCCTTATATTACTAATGATAGCAATCGTTTGCGTCAAGTAATTGTTAATTTACTCTCCAATGCTATCAAATTTACTGATGAGGGTTCAGTTATAGTGACAATTAGTGATCCTGAAAAAGATTGGGTAAGAATAACGGTTCAAGATACGGGAATTGGGATAAGTTCAGAAAAACAAATAGAAATTTTTGAGGCTTTTCGACAGGTTGATCAAAGCCTCACTCGAAAATACGCAGGAACAGGATTAGGGTTAGCCATTACTGATTCTCTGGTTACTTTGATGGGGGGAGAAATATTATTGGATAGTCAAGTGAATGAGGGGTCTTATTTTGAAGTTAAAATTCCTCGCTATGTTCAAGAACAAGAGCAATCTTCAGCCCAAATGAATCATTTATATTAA
- the recR gene encoding recombination mediator RecR yields the protein MQGLPGVGPKTAQRLAFHVLKQPEQEIEALANALIDAKKQIGLCQVCFHLTADPICEICRNPNRDESTICVVPDSRDVIALEKTREYSGKYHVLGGVISPMDGIGPEQLHIQPLVERVSQNEVKEVILAISPSVEGDTTTLYLGQLLKPFTRVTRIAFGLPMGGDLEYADEITLARALEGRRDLD from the coding sequence CTGCAAGGTTTGCCTGGTGTTGGCCCCAAAACTGCCCAGCGCCTAGCCTTTCATGTTTTAAAACAACCAGAACAGGAAATTGAAGCTCTTGCAAATGCCCTGATTGACGCTAAAAAACAAATTGGGCTTTGTCAAGTTTGCTTTCACCTCACGGCTGATCCGATCTGTGAAATTTGTCGCAACCCTAACCGCGATGAGAGTACCATTTGTGTGGTTCCAGACTCCCGTGATGTTATTGCTTTAGAAAAAACTCGCGAATATTCAGGGAAGTATCATGTGTTAGGAGGCGTAATTTCACCGATGGATGGTATTGGGCCCGAACAACTGCATATCCAGCCCTTGGTGGAACGAGTTAGCCAAAATGAGGTCAAGGAGGTTATTCTTGCTATTAGTCCCAGTGTTGAGGGAGATACAACTACGTTATATTTAGGTCAATTGCTTAAGCCTTTTACTCGCGTCACTCGCATTGCTTTTGGTTTGCCCATGGGGGGAGATTTAGAATATGCTGATGAGATTACGCTAGCACGGGCGTTAGAAGGACGACGGGATTTAGATTGA